A single Leptospira barantonii DNA region contains:
- a CDS encoding adenylate/guanylate cyclase domain-containing protein, translated as MKKKTSFYFTFGTLLFFSLFISCSNSVSSKIAPRAEKGVLDLREWDFNSDGIVKLDGEWSFVWKQLSLSKPDPNATEAKSYNVFVPGNWNSYSEIPDMDSANAYGYGTFTLKVLLNENQNPLAIRFQDVGTAGAVWVDGVKLIRSGVVGTDENTSRPQYLPRYAEFPTSGNEILIQVEVSNFHHFKGGIWETIRLGSKKSISDYREDRWTTEMFLFGSIAVMALYHFGLFSLRRKDKSSLYFGLFCFVIVVRLLMTGERFILQKFPEIQWEFGSKVEYLSFYLAWPIFQKYMDTIFPEDMPKFVWKISVAVVGVFSLVILFFPTKIFALTLIPYQLFLLVYTLLFFFWLGRFIYRKRDGAIIASLGALALIATAINDILQSQTVVSTGYYLPLGLFTFIFAQSYMLSLKFSAAFVAIENLSADLKATNQSYSRFVPLEFLKFLGKQNITEIELGDQTQKEMTILFSDIRSFTELSEKMTPKDNFDFLNSYMGKMGPIIRKHGGFVDKYLGDGIMALFPDSPDDALEAALEMKLELDRHNQSRLERNYEPIRIGIGIHTGVLMLGTIGEVERMDGTVISDAVNLASRIEGLTKKYGVDILLSDDSFRKIRNRIKHSFKELGKVAVKGKENLVGVYQVE; from the coding sequence ATGAAAAAGAAAACCTCGTTCTATTTTACATTCGGAACCCTTTTATTTTTTAGCCTTTTCATATCTTGTTCCAATTCCGTTTCTTCCAAGATCGCTCCTCGCGCAGAAAAAGGGGTTTTGGATTTAAGGGAATGGGATTTTAATTCGGACGGAATCGTGAAGTTGGATGGTGAATGGTCTTTTGTCTGGAAACAACTGAGTCTTTCGAAACCGGATCCGAACGCGACGGAAGCGAAATCATACAACGTTTTTGTTCCCGGCAATTGGAATTCTTATTCTGAAATTCCGGATATGGATTCCGCGAACGCCTATGGTTACGGGACGTTTACTCTGAAAGTATTGTTGAACGAAAATCAAAATCCGCTCGCGATTCGGTTTCAGGACGTAGGCACCGCAGGAGCGGTTTGGGTGGACGGAGTTAAATTAATCCGAAGCGGCGTTGTGGGCACGGATGAAAACACTTCAAGACCGCAGTATCTTCCACGTTATGCGGAATTTCCGACATCCGGAAATGAAATTCTAATTCAAGTCGAAGTATCCAATTTCCATCATTTTAAGGGAGGAATCTGGGAGACGATTCGTCTTGGAAGTAAAAAAAGCATATCCGATTACAGAGAGGACCGATGGACGACCGAGATGTTCCTATTCGGAAGTATTGCCGTTATGGCTCTGTATCATTTCGGTTTGTTTTCTTTGAGAAGAAAGGACAAGTCAAGTTTATACTTCGGACTTTTCTGTTTTGTGATAGTGGTTCGTTTGTTGATGACCGGGGAACGATTTATCCTTCAAAAGTTTCCGGAGATTCAGTGGGAGTTTGGAAGTAAGGTGGAATATCTTTCTTTTTATCTGGCCTGGCCGATCTTTCAGAAATACATGGATACGATCTTTCCGGAAGATATGCCAAAGTTCGTTTGGAAGATCAGCGTAGCGGTGGTTGGCGTTTTTTCACTCGTGATTCTTTTCTTTCCGACGAAGATATTCGCGCTCACTCTCATTCCGTATCAACTTTTTCTTCTGGTTTATACTCTGCTCTTTTTCTTTTGGCTCGGAAGATTCATCTATCGCAAAAGAGACGGGGCGATCATCGCAAGTTTGGGAGCGCTCGCATTGATCGCGACCGCTATCAACGATATTCTTCAAAGTCAAACCGTAGTCAGCACGGGATATTATCTCCCGCTCGGATTGTTTACGTTTATCTTCGCGCAGTCGTATATGCTTTCTTTGAAATTTTCGGCGGCTTTCGTCGCAATCGAAAATCTTTCGGCGGACTTAAAGGCCACGAACCAATCCTACAGCCGTTTTGTTCCTTTGGAATTCTTGAAGTTTTTAGGAAAACAGAATATTACGGAAATTGAATTAGGAGATCAGACTCAAAAAGAAATGACGATTCTTTTTTCGGATATCCGTTCTTTTACCGAACTTTCCGAAAAGATGACCCCTAAGGATAACTTCGATTTTTTGAATTCGTATATGGGAAAGATGGGACCCATAATCCGCAAACACGGAGGTTTTGTGGATAAATATCTCGGGGACGGAATTATGGCGTTGTTTCCGGATTCTCCCGATGACGCGCTTGAAGCCGCTCTCGAAATGAAACTGGAATTGGATCGACACAATCAAAGTCGATTGGAAAGAAATTATGAACCGATTCGAATCGGGATCGGTATTCATACCGGAGTTTTAATGTTGGGTACGATCGGAGAAGTGGAAAGAATGGACGGAACCGTTATTTCGGACGCGGTCAATCTCGCTTCACGAATCGAAGGGCTTACCAAAAAATACGGCGTCGACATTCTTCTTTCGGACGACAGCTTCCGCAAAATCAGAAATCGAATCAAACATTCCTTCAAAGAGTTGGGTAAGGTCGCCGTTAAGGGGAAGGAGAACTTGGTCGGCGTGTATCAGGTGGAATAA
- a CDS encoding SDR family oxidoreductase, whose amino-acid sequence MKNRNLEGKVALVAGATRGAGRGIAIELGEAGATVYVTGRSVRGNSSEMNRKETIEETAELIQSSGGKAIWVQVDHTKPEEVKSLLSKIKREQGKLDILINDIWGGDPYIDWSQKFWEHSLENGLKVQRTCLDSHLITNYFAAPLMIETGSGLVIEITDGIDGRYRGNLYYSLIKSSIINLASYLSEELKPHGISVLAVTPGFLRSEAMLDHFGVEEKNWRDGALKEPHFIASETPAYVGRAVAALAMDPNVFSKTGTATSSWRLSDEYDFMDLDGNRPHWGRYFKEKFGEDI is encoded by the coding sequence ATGAAAAACAGAAATTTGGAAGGTAAGGTAGCGTTGGTAGCGGGCGCAACCAGAGGAGCCGGAAGGGGAATTGCGATCGAGTTGGGTGAAGCGGGTGCGACCGTTTACGTTACGGGAAGGAGTGTCCGTGGAAATTCTTCGGAGATGAATCGTAAAGAGACGATCGAAGAAACCGCGGAACTGATCCAATCTTCGGGCGGGAAGGCGATCTGGGTTCAAGTCGATCATACAAAGCCGGAAGAGGTAAAGTCCCTTCTTTCCAAAATTAAAAGAGAACAGGGAAAACTTGATATTCTAATCAACGATATTTGGGGCGGAGATCCTTACATCGATTGGTCTCAGAAATTTTGGGAACATTCTTTGGAGAACGGACTCAAGGTGCAAAGAACCTGTTTGGATTCTCATTTGATTACGAATTATTTTGCGGCGCCCTTGATGATCGAAACCGGTTCGGGTCTTGTGATAGAGATTACGGACGGGATCGACGGCAGATATAGAGGGAATTTATATTATTCTTTGATCAAGTCCTCCATTATAAATCTTGCAAGTTATTTATCGGAGGAATTGAAACCCCACGGAATATCGGTGCTCGCGGTAACTCCCGGATTTTTGAGATCCGAGGCGATGCTCGATCATTTCGGAGTTGAGGAAAAAAATTGGAGGGACGGGGCCTTAAAAGAACCCCATTTTATCGCATCGGAAACTCCCGCTTATGTAGGACGAGCGGTTGCGGCCTTAGCGATGGATCCGAACGTTTTTTCAAAAACGGGAACCGCTACGAGTTCTTGGAGACTTTCGGACGAATACGATTTTATGGATTTGGACGGAAATAGACCCCATTGGGGAAGATACTTTAAGGAAAAATTCGGAGAAGATATATGA
- a CDS encoding dienelactone hydrolase family protein yields MKRMFLFFALFNLIAVSSIWAKPASKTIVYQEGETTLEGYIAYPALDSKKKVPGVLVVHDWMGLSENSKMRADKLAGLGYVALAVDIYGKGVRPKAMEEAAKLANSYKQDRKLMRARILAALETLKSQPEVDTNLIAAIGYCFGGTVALELARSGAPVQGTVSFHGGLATPNVEDAKNIKGKVLALHGADDPFVKKEEVETFQDEMRKAGVDWQFISYGGAVHSFTIKDAGNDNSKGAAYNAKADRRSWDELLSFFREVFPKSRD; encoded by the coding sequence ATGAAACGAATGTTCCTTTTTTTTGCGTTATTCAATCTTATTGCAGTCTCTTCCATTTGGGCAAAACCCGCGTCCAAGACGATCGTGTATCAGGAAGGGGAAACCACTTTAGAGGGTTATATCGCTTATCCGGCTCTTGATTCCAAAAAGAAAGTTCCCGGCGTATTAGTCGTTCACGATTGGATGGGACTCAGCGAAAACTCGAAAATGCGCGCGGACAAACTCGCGGGATTGGGTTACGTGGCTTTAGCCGTGGACATATACGGAAAAGGTGTAAGACCGAAGGCGATGGAGGAAGCCGCTAAATTAGCGAATTCTTATAAACAAGATCGTAAACTGATGCGCGCCCGCATTTTAGCCGCGCTTGAAACCTTAAAGTCGCAACCCGAAGTCGATACGAATTTGATTGCGGCGATCGGCTATTGTTTCGGGGGAACCGTTGCCTTGGAACTTGCACGAAGCGGAGCTCCCGTTCAAGGAACCGTTAGTTTTCACGGAGGTTTGGCAACGCCCAACGTCGAAGACGCAAAAAACATCAAAGGAAAAGTTTTAGCGCTTCACGGGGCCGACGATCCATTCGTTAAAAAGGAAGAAGTCGAGACGTTTCAAGACGAAATGAGAAAGGCCGGAGTCGATTGGCAGTTTATTTCTTACGGAGGCGCGGTTCATTCCTTTACGATCAAGGACGCAGGAAACGATAATTCTAAAGGAGCGGCTTACAATGCAAAGGCGGACAGACGTTCTTGGGACGAATTGTTGTCCTTTTTTAGGGAAGTGTTTCCGAAATCGAGGGATTAA
- a CDS encoding helix-turn-helix transcriptional regulator, producing the protein MRADRLLSILLQLQAKGRISSRDLAKKLEVSERTIHRDMEALSASGVPVYAERGSKGGWELSEGYRTNLTGMKKEEIFSMILTSSTRIASDLGKKKDFDSAFMKFMASLPPAYQEEAEMVRQRIHIDGAGWGCSEEEFPFLPLIQEAVWQEKKIILRYRSDEESKKRIILPLGLVAKGKTWYLAAKYGKEFRTFRISRIIDAKLGDSFERPKKFDLEKYWQESTKNFFSKLPSYQVLLRIKAERFDFFKMISYGRILEYSKIDTEWIEMKVDLETKEWALHHVLGLGDSAILIEPKELKTDLLIAIEKIAGSYST; encoded by the coding sequence ATGCGCGCGGATCGGTTACTCTCCATTCTTTTACAACTTCAGGCCAAAGGGAGAATCTCCTCTCGGGACCTTGCCAAAAAACTAGAGGTTTCCGAAAGAACGATTCATCGAGATATGGAAGCCTTAAGCGCTTCCGGTGTTCCCGTATATGCGGAACGAGGTTCCAAAGGCGGCTGGGAACTTTCGGAAGGTTACAGAACCAATCTCACTGGAATGAAAAAGGAAGAAATTTTTTCGATGATCCTTACGAGTTCGACACGAATCGCTTCCGATCTCGGTAAGAAAAAAGATTTCGACTCGGCCTTTATGAAATTTATGGCGTCACTTCCTCCGGCTTATCAAGAAGAAGCGGAGATGGTTCGACAAAGAATTCATATAGACGGAGCCGGTTGGGGTTGTTCCGAAGAGGAGTTTCCGTTCTTGCCTTTGATACAGGAAGCGGTGTGGCAGGAAAAGAAAATCATTCTTCGTTATCGATCCGATGAAGAATCCAAAAAAAGAATCATTCTTCCCTTGGGTCTTGTCGCAAAAGGAAAAACCTGGTATCTGGCCGCTAAGTACGGAAAAGAATTCAGAACCTTCCGAATCTCCAGAATCATCGATGCGAAACTCGGAGATTCGTTTGAAAGACCGAAAAAATTCGATCTGGAAAAATACTGGCAAGAAAGTACGAAAAACTTTTTCTCAAAACTCCCTTCTTATCAGGTCCTCCTCAGAATCAAAGCGGAACGTTTCGATTTTTTTAAAATGATCTCATACGGAAGAATATTAGAATATTCTAAAATAGATACCGAATGGATCGAAATGAAAGTCGATCTCGAAACGAAAGAATGGGCCCTGCATCACGTTCTCGGTTTGGGCGATTCCGCGATTCTTATCGAACCGAAAGAACTAAAAACGGATCTATTGATCGCAATCGAAAAAATCGCAGGTTCTTATTCCACCTGA
- a CDS encoding phosphoesterase — translation MCIFILSVLILFNLYTSFAFRSEASHENRNTNNKEIENPYRHRTNLKWVKSSFHNHTNEVWYTPGRNSVEEIEKVYSKNGYRILSFSDYGRITRPKDKNLSTIPAFEWGTNLRKRHILVLGGKQPEFDPFPLYADVSNIQWAIDRFHEQGAFVTINHPKLNHSFSQSMLLGLKDYDSIEVFSPFGDEISTWDEILSEDKFPHCMASDDLHYLPRDEYENVRKKDRFTLRDMVALLYRPEGQSLMRYVLLNVNTLESNDILKSLKSGNYVCVRKHDRILEDPELIEIGLTQRDEIFFEFGEKAIRVEFIGKQGRVLNEVHDVKKGNYKFPSNEPYIRLQILFPSALVLSNPFHRGELRKR, via the coding sequence TTGTGCATTTTTATCCTGAGCGTTCTTATACTTTTTAATCTTTATACGAGTTTTGCCTTTCGATCCGAGGCCAGCCACGAAAACCGAAATACAAACAACAAGGAAATAGAAAACCCCTATCGACACAGAACAAACCTAAAATGGGTCAAATCCTCCTTCCACAATCATACGAACGAGGTCTGGTATACACCCGGACGAAACAGCGTCGAAGAAATCGAAAAAGTATATTCAAAAAACGGATACCGAATTCTTTCCTTTAGCGATTATGGAAGAATAACCCGTCCCAAAGATAAGAATCTATCCACAATCCCAGCGTTCGAATGGGGAACCAATCTTAGAAAAAGACATATCTTGGTTCTCGGCGGAAAACAACCCGAGTTCGATCCGTTTCCGTTGTATGCAGACGTTTCGAACATACAATGGGCGATCGATCGTTTTCACGAACAAGGAGCCTTCGTTACGATCAACCATCCCAAACTAAATCACAGTTTCTCTCAAAGTATGCTATTAGGCCTCAAAGATTACGATTCCATTGAGGTCTTCAGCCCGTTCGGCGACGAGATATCCACGTGGGATGAAATATTAAGCGAAGACAAATTCCCACATTGTATGGCGTCCGACGATTTGCATTACCTTCCCCGAGACGAATACGAAAACGTCCGAAAAAAAGATCGATTCACACTGCGGGATATGGTCGCACTCTTGTATAGACCCGAAGGACAATCACTCATGCGTTACGTTCTTTTAAACGTAAACACATTAGAATCCAATGATATTCTAAAATCCTTAAAATCCGGAAACTACGTATGCGTAAGAAAACACGATCGTATTCTGGAAGATCCGGAACTGATCGAAATCGGCCTCACTCAGAGAGATGAAATTTTTTTTGAATTTGGGGAAAAAGCGATTCGAGTCGAGTTTATCGGAAAACAAGGAAGAGTTTTAAACGAAGTTCACGACGTAAAAAAAGGGAACTACAAGTTCCCTTCCAATGAACCGTATATTCGGCTTCAAATCCTATTTCCGAGCGCTTTGGTCCTCAGCAATCCATTCCACAGGGGAGAATTACGAAAAAGATAG